Proteins encoded in a region of the Flavobacterium sp. PMTSA4 genome:
- a CDS encoding GumC family protein, with the protein MENFQLDTKEYQEAHNETNIIEQIFKYLRYWYWFVLSVLVCFFITKNYLDHTLSIYESRANIKIIDDSKSNFVIPNAGSYFSRSRVNLENEIGVLKSYKLLEQVVKNLDLNTQYYTVGYLNKIELWKNKPFKMEWLNSSVDFDAKSFSFEIEIVKGGFKITNTNERESDKVYKFNEQQIVNGIPFKAILQIGTNLNNLIDKKYLIQHSSIESSVIGLSNKLKIANTNEGTDILTLSIAANNSDKSEAVLNEVIKQYDIDGLNDRRLVSERTIDFVNNRFKSLERELDSIETNKASYKRENELTFIENDAATASSGVIGAKNDVFQTETQIELSKILEQTVKSDKSLGLLPTNIGVMNSNVNGLLSEFNIVVLERDRMLVSAGENNPRIKFLNNKLLELQKNILESIKAYQRELQVSLSQNNLNKKTTTNKFSNIPNNEKILNSIERQRSIKESLYILLLQKREEAAVNLAITSSSIKVIDYALTDNSPIAPKKGTFYIGALIIGLAIPFLILYVLFLLDDKLHTKEDILKLTKNKIILSEIPHIDADVKITSSNDRTLLGESFRILRTNLTYVFPLQSEPLGQTIMVTSTIKGEGKTFTALNLSVSFSILDKKVLLIGADMRNPQLHNYLDTNKTSLGLQDYLHNTDVDWHSTIQKNQLNNKNLNVILSGAIPPNPAELLSNGRLEKLIKEARNEYDYIIIDTAPTLLVTDTLVISQLVETTLYVVRADYTPKKVLEFSLQLSEKGKLKNMAYVINNVGSNYKGYSYSYKYNYAYGYGYGYEQDELKRTTFLDRILSLFKRK; encoded by the coding sequence ATGGAGAACTTTCAATTAGATACTAAAGAATATCAAGAAGCACATAACGAAACCAATATAATTGAACAAATTTTCAAGTACTTAAGATATTGGTATTGGTTTGTTTTATCGGTTTTAGTCTGTTTTTTCATAACAAAAAATTATTTAGACCATACGCTATCAATTTATGAATCTAGAGCCAATATCAAAATTATAGATGATTCAAAAAGTAACTTTGTTATACCTAATGCAGGATCATACTTTTCTAGATCAAGGGTGAATTTAGAGAATGAAATAGGGGTTTTGAAATCATACAAACTTTTAGAACAAGTGGTAAAAAATTTAGACCTGAATACACAATATTACACAGTAGGATATTTAAACAAAATTGAGTTGTGGAAAAACAAACCATTTAAAATGGAATGGTTGAATTCCTCGGTTGATTTTGATGCAAAGTCTTTTTCTTTTGAAATAGAAATAGTAAAAGGAGGTTTTAAAATCACAAACACAAATGAAAGAGAAAGTGATAAAGTTTATAAGTTCAATGAACAACAAATTGTTAACGGTATACCTTTTAAAGCAATACTACAGATAGGAACAAATCTAAATAATCTTATAGATAAAAAATACCTGATACAACACAGCTCGATAGAATCATCGGTAATAGGTTTATCCAACAAATTAAAAATTGCAAATACCAATGAAGGAACAGATATATTAACACTTTCAATTGCCGCCAACAATAGTGATAAATCGGAAGCAGTTTTGAATGAAGTGATAAAGCAATATGATATTGATGGATTAAATGATAGAAGATTAGTTTCCGAGAGAACTATTGACTTTGTTAATAATAGATTTAAATCTTTAGAGCGAGAACTAGATTCTATTGAAACCAATAAAGCGAGCTATAAACGTGAAAACGAATTAACGTTTATTGAAAATGACGCAGCAACAGCTTCTTCAGGAGTAATTGGCGCTAAAAACGATGTGTTCCAAACAGAAACCCAGATTGAGCTTTCAAAAATTTTAGAACAAACGGTTAAATCAGATAAAAGTCTAGGGCTGTTACCTACGAATATAGGAGTAATGAATTCAAATGTAAATGGATTACTTTCAGAATTTAATATTGTCGTTTTAGAGAGAGATAGAATGTTAGTAAGTGCAGGCGAAAATAATCCAAGAATTAAATTTTTGAACAATAAATTGTTGGAACTTCAAAAAAATATTCTAGAATCAATAAAAGCATATCAAAGAGAGTTACAAGTTTCTTTGTCACAAAACAACCTTAACAAAAAAACCACTACTAATAAATTTAGTAACATACCTAATAATGAGAAAATATTAAATTCAATTGAACGTCAAAGAAGCATTAAAGAGTCTTTGTACATTCTTTTATTGCAAAAAAGAGAAGAAGCAGCAGTTAATTTAGCAATCACATCTTCTTCGATAAAGGTTATTGATTATGCCTTAACAGATAATAGCCCAATTGCTCCAAAAAAAGGCACTTTCTATATTGGTGCTTTAATTATTGGTTTAGCAATACCTTTTTTGATTTTATACGTTCTCTTTTTATTAGATGACAAATTACACACTAAAGAAGATATTTTAAAGTTAACCAAAAATAAAATTATACTTTCAGAAATCCCGCATATTGATGCTGATGTAAAAATTACCAGTAGTAATGATAGAACTTTATTAGGTGAATCATTTAGAATTTTAAGAACAAATTTAACATATGTTTTCCCTTTACAAAGTGAACCGTTAGGACAAACCATTATGGTTACTTCAACCATTAAAGGAGAAGGAAAAACATTCACAGCACTTAATTTATCGGTTTCATTTTCAATCTTAGACAAAAAAGTATTGCTTATTGGCGCCGATATGCGTAATCCTCAATTGCATAATTATTTAGACACCAATAAAACTTCATTAGGATTACAGGATTATCTACATAATACAGATGTCGATTGGCATTCAACGATTCAAAAGAATCAGCTAAATAACAAGAATTTGAATGTAATTTTATCTGGGGCAATTCCTCCGAATCCAGCAGAATTACTTTCAAATGGTCGTCTTGAAAAATTGATTAAGGAAGCCAGAAATGAATACGATTACATTATTATCGATACTGCACCAACACTTTTAGTAACGGATACACTTGTAATTTCACAGTTAGTAGAAACGACATTATATGTTGTTAGAGCAGATTATACGCCAAAAAAAGTGCTTGAATTTTCTTTACAACTAAGTGAAAAAGGGAAATTAAAAAACATGGCCTATGTAATTAATAATGTAGGTTCAAATTACAAAGGATACAGTTATAGCTACAAGTACAATTATGCCTATGGTTACGGTTATGGTTATGAACAAGATGAATTAAAACGAACTACATTTTTAGATAGAATACTATCACTTTTTAAAAGAAAATAG
- a CDS encoding aminotransferase class I/II-fold pyridoxal phosphate-dependent enzyme: MTNSKIWLSSPHMGGTEQKYVQEAFDTNWVAPLGPNVTGFEQDLERYIGESTHVAALSSGTAAIHLGLVLLGVKAGDEVICQSFTFSASANPIVYLGATPVFVDSESETWNICPVALEEAILDRIAKGKKPKAIIAVHLYGMPCKIDEVLKIANQYEIPVLEDSAEALGSTFKRKHCGTFGSIGILSFNGNKIITTSGGGALVAKSKEIKEKAVFLATQARDQAPHYQHSEIGYNYRLSNISAGIGRGQMEVLDKHIVLRRSMHTFYQELFQNIEEINVFKEPNSNFYSNHWLSCILFKNETTETRRERLRVTLENEQIESRPLWKPMHLQPVFKDHPYYGNNTAKSLFTRGLCLPSGSNLTNEDKERISKVINNFFK; the protein is encoded by the coding sequence ATGACTAATTCAAAAATATGGCTTTCTTCACCACACATGGGTGGAACCGAACAAAAATACGTACAGGAAGCATTTGATACCAATTGGGTAGCACCTTTAGGACCTAATGTAACGGGTTTCGAACAGGATTTAGAAAGATACATAGGGGAATCAACACATGTGGCTGCTTTAAGTTCAGGTACTGCAGCAATTCATTTGGGATTAGTTTTATTGGGAGTTAAAGCAGGTGACGAAGTAATTTGTCAAAGTTTTACTTTTTCGGCTTCCGCAAATCCGATTGTCTATTTAGGGGCAACTCCAGTATTTGTGGATAGCGAATCAGAAACTTGGAACATTTGTCCGGTAGCTTTAGAAGAAGCAATTTTAGATAGAATTGCTAAAGGAAAAAAGCCAAAAGCAATCATAGCAGTACATTTATATGGTATGCCTTGTAAAATAGACGAAGTTTTAAAAATAGCAAACCAATACGAAATACCAGTTTTAGAAGACAGCGCAGAAGCACTAGGTAGTACATTTAAAAGAAAGCATTGTGGTACTTTTGGAAGTATAGGCATACTGTCATTCAATGGAAATAAAATAATAACGACTTCTGGAGGAGGCGCACTAGTTGCCAAATCCAAAGAAATAAAAGAAAAAGCAGTATTTCTGGCAACACAGGCAAGAGATCAAGCACCACATTACCAGCATTCTGAAATTGGATACAATTACAGATTAAGCAACATCTCAGCCGGTATTGGTAGAGGTCAAATGGAAGTCTTAGACAAGCACATTGTATTAAGAAGAAGCATGCATACTTTTTATCAAGAACTTTTTCAAAACATAGAAGAAATAAATGTTTTTAAGGAACCCAATTCCAATTTTTACTCAAACCATTGGTTAAGTTGCATACTCTTCAAAAACGAAACTACAGAAACAAGAAGAGAACGCTTAAGAGTAACCTTAGAAAATGAACAGATTGAGTCGCGACCATTGTGGAAACCAATGCACCTGCAACCCGTTTTCAAAGACCATCCATATTATGGAAATAACACAGCGAAATCTTTATTTACAAGAGGTTTATGCTTGCCTTCAGGTTCCAATCTAACGAATGAGGATAAAGAAAGGATTAGTAAGGTGATAAATAATTTTTTTAAATAA
- a CDS encoding polysaccharide biosynthesis protein produces MGNSIFKELKEIIINRKYSNIGYLPRWIIFVIDVFIVAVACIVTHVIINSLNVKFNPVVPFVYRYSGVVIVNAVCFYYFRTYAGIIRHSTFIDGVKLLTATSTSFIFLVFFNYTVQNFSNKKVFLSTALFLTFVISFLLLFLFRILVKNIFEKYLRVGDQKNLIKAVIYGADANAISVANALKTESPARFNLIAFIDKYQQAKTSKSILNLPIVNQSKNVHVIMRSLHAEALIIAEKSLSKEETIALVEECLEYNFKVYTVPLITDWEDNKQISNQIKSFDIEDLLHRKPIVLDNKTISSQIKNKVVLISGGAGSIGSEIVRQLINFLPEEIIILDQAESALNSLKLEIESKAKTIKVRTIIADIKDKVIIEKIFEKYRPDFVYHAAAYKHVPLMEENPAQAVFTNVMGTKNVADLARKFKAEKFVLISTDKAVNPSSVMGASKRIAEIYVQSLNQHLAFGNNKISTKYITTRFGNVLGSNGSIVPLFEKQIQEGGPLTITHPEIIRYFMTIPEACQLVLEAGAMGKGGEIFIFDMGEPVKIIDLAKKMIRLAGYIPDKDIQIKVIGLRPGEKLYEELLNDSTKTLPTHNTQIMIAQDTIPNFEEVSKHIQELIENANNVSNNDLVALMKNIVPEYKSMNSDFQVLDIQQ; encoded by the coding sequence ATGGGGAATTCTATTTTTAAAGAATTAAAAGAGATAATAATAAACAGAAAGTACAGCAATATTGGCTACTTGCCAAGATGGATTATATTCGTTATCGATGTTTTTATAGTGGCTGTAGCTTGCATAGTAACGCATGTCATAATTAATAGTCTGAATGTAAAATTCAACCCAGTTGTTCCCTTCGTTTACAGATATTCAGGAGTAGTAATAGTCAATGCAGTTTGTTTCTATTATTTTAGAACCTATGCGGGAATCATTAGACACTCAACATTTATTGATGGAGTAAAATTGCTTACTGCTACATCAACTTCTTTTATATTTCTTGTTTTTTTTAATTATACAGTTCAAAATTTTTCAAATAAAAAAGTATTCCTTTCAACAGCTTTGTTCCTGACTTTTGTAATCTCATTTTTATTGCTGTTTTTGTTCCGTATTTTAGTAAAAAATATTTTTGAGAAATATTTGAGAGTTGGTGACCAAAAAAACTTAATAAAGGCGGTGATTTACGGTGCTGATGCTAATGCTATTTCCGTAGCCAATGCATTAAAAACAGAAAGTCCAGCAAGATTTAATCTTATTGCCTTTATTGACAAATACCAACAAGCAAAAACCTCAAAAAGTATACTAAACCTACCAATTGTAAATCAATCCAAAAATGTTCATGTCATCATGCGTTCGTTGCATGCTGAAGCACTTATTATTGCAGAGAAAAGTTTATCCAAAGAAGAAACAATTGCATTAGTGGAAGAGTGTTTAGAATACAACTTTAAAGTATACACAGTTCCATTAATTACAGATTGGGAAGACAATAAACAAATTTCCAATCAGATTAAGAGTTTTGATATCGAGGATTTACTACATCGTAAACCAATTGTATTAGACAACAAAACGATTTCGTCCCAGATAAAAAACAAAGTAGTACTGATTAGTGGTGGAGCAGGTTCAATAGGAAGCGAAATAGTACGCCAGCTTATTAATTTTTTACCCGAAGAGATTATAATTTTAGACCAGGCAGAATCAGCGTTGAATTCATTGAAATTGGAAATTGAGTCGAAAGCTAAGACTATAAAGGTAAGAACCATTATTGCAGATATAAAAGACAAAGTTATAATAGAAAAAATATTTGAAAAGTACAGACCCGATTTTGTATATCATGCTGCTGCTTACAAACACGTTCCTTTGATGGAGGAAAATCCTGCGCAGGCAGTTTTTACAAATGTGATGGGAACTAAAAATGTAGCAGATTTGGCTAGAAAATTTAAAGCAGAAAAATTTGTATTAATTTCAACTGACAAAGCGGTAAATCCTAGTAGTGTAATGGGAGCAAGCAAACGAATTGCTGAGATTTACGTGCAGTCTTTAAACCAACATTTAGCTTTTGGAAACAATAAGATAAGTACAAAGTACATAACTACTAGATTTGGTAATGTTTTAGGGTCAAACGGTTCAATAGTACCATTGTTTGAGAAACAAATACAGGAAGGTGGACCTTTGACAATCACGCATCCCGAAATCATTCGTTATTTTATGACCATACCCGAAGCTTGTCAGTTAGTGTTGGAGGCAGGTGCAATGGGTAAAGGAGGAGAAATATTTATTTTTGATATGGGTGAGCCAGTAAAAATAATCGACTTAGCCAAAAAAATGATTCGTTTAGCAGGATACATTCCTGATAAGGATATACAAATAAAAGTTATAGGATTAAGACCAGGAGAAAAACTATATGAAGAGTTGCTAAACGACTCTACAAAAACATTACCAACACACAATACACAAATCATGATCGCCCAGGATACAATTCCTAATTTTGAAGAAGTTTCAAAACACATTCAAGAATTGATTGAAAATGCCAATAATGTATCAAATAATGATTTAGTGGCATTAATGAAAAACATTGTTCCCGAATACAAAAGTATGAATTCTGATTTTCAGGTTTTAGATATTCAACAATAG
- a CDS encoding ABC transporter ATP-binding protein, whose product MSRVVIKAENISKQYRLGLVGSGTLRDDLKRWWFNVQGKENPFLKIGESNDRSTKGISDYVWSLKDINFEINQGESVGIIGRNGAGKSTLLKILSQVTKPTSGQIFTKGRIASLLEVGTGFHPEMTGRENIYLNGAILGMRKHEITRKFDEIVAFSGVERYIDTPVKRYSSGMYVRLAFAVAAHLESEILIVDEVLAVGDADFQKKCLGKMNDVSKGQGRTVLFVSHNMAAVKSLCSKAIVLENGLITKNDYVENAVAYYLSGNSESQNHKIFSNEYDKPEFTLHQIFLNPKGGNSDEVLDEYQEIEINTHFTLKKVKSKLHVTFVINNESGESLFTFSHSTLGIDLKQGLNKIKCKFPKGFLNIGTYYLNFYVIENSKSTLFVEKDIMVFNIQEGQREIGSWMGKEPGFIKPIFDWTIE is encoded by the coding sequence ATGAGTAGAGTTGTAATAAAAGCGGAAAATATTTCAAAGCAGTACCGACTTGGATTAGTTGGATCTGGTACTTTAAGAGATGATTTAAAACGCTGGTGGTTTAATGTTCAAGGAAAAGAAAATCCTTTTCTAAAAATAGGAGAATCAAATGATAGGTCTACTAAAGGAATTAGTGATTATGTATGGTCATTGAAAGATATTAATTTTGAAATAAATCAAGGTGAATCAGTAGGTATTATTGGAAGAAATGGTGCTGGTAAAAGTACATTATTAAAAATTTTAAGTCAAGTTACTAAACCTACTTCTGGACAAATATTCACAAAAGGACGCATAGCATCATTATTAGAAGTTGGAACAGGATTTCATCCTGAAATGACAGGTAGAGAAAATATTTATCTTAATGGTGCTATTTTAGGCATGAGAAAACATGAAATTACTCGCAAGTTTGATGAAATTGTAGCTTTCTCCGGAGTTGAAAGATATATTGATACACCTGTAAAAAGATATTCCTCTGGAATGTATGTGCGTTTGGCTTTTGCTGTTGCGGCTCATTTAGAAAGCGAAATTTTGATTGTAGATGAAGTACTTGCAGTAGGCGATGCAGATTTTCAAAAGAAATGTTTAGGAAAAATGAATGATGTAAGTAAAGGGCAAGGAAGAACAGTCTTATTTGTTAGTCATAACATGGCGGCGGTAAAAAGTCTATGTTCTAAAGCTATTGTTTTAGAGAATGGATTGATTACAAAAAATGATTATGTAGAAAATGCAGTAGCTTATTATTTGAGTGGTAATTCTGAATCTCAAAATCATAAGATTTTTTCAAATGAATATGATAAACCAGAATTCACATTACATCAAATTTTTTTAAACCCAAAAGGAGGGAATTCCGATGAAGTTTTAGATGAATATCAGGAGATAGAAATAAACACACATTTCACCTTGAAAAAAGTGAAGAGTAAGCTTCATGTAACTTTTGTAATAAACAATGAATCTGGAGAGTCATTGTTTACTTTTTCTCATTCAACTTTAGGTATAGATTTGAAACAAGGTTTGAATAAAATAAAGTGTAAATTTCCTAAGGGTTTTCTTAACATAGGAACATATTATTTAAATTTTTATGTGATTGAAAATTCAAAATCAACATTATTTGTAGAAAAAGATATAATGGTATTTAATATACAAGAAGGGCAAAGAGAAATTGGTTCTTGGATGGGAAAAGAACCAGGATTTATAAAACCAATTTTTGATTGGACAATTGAATAA
- a CDS encoding polysaccharide biosynthesis/export family protein, with amino-acid sequence MKVLQLKNLKNSVFLLIILFFASCANKKDILYYQDIKLNGNDYINYLSSTIQINDILFIKVSALIPESAEPFNIQAYSSNGNINMESYRIQGYLVSQEGNIVFPILGTINLAGKSTTEAQVLIAKMLNDGGFIKEPTVSVRVINSKVTVLGEVKAPGTYNYDEQNLTLNQAIGLAGDLTINGVRKEVLVIREVNGIRTYVNIDLTSSDWFTSPYYYVKQNDIIIVKPNGPKIMTSGYLNSIGTTLGIVSFALTLYLLLK; translated from the coding sequence ATGAAAGTTTTACAACTTAAGAACTTAAAGAATTCAGTTTTTCTATTAATTATACTTTTTTTTGCTTCTTGTGCCAATAAGAAAGACATTCTTTATTACCAAGATATTAAATTAAACGGTAATGATTATATTAATTATTTGTCCAGTACAATTCAGATAAATGATATTCTGTTTATTAAAGTTTCAGCATTGATTCCTGAGTCTGCAGAACCTTTTAATATACAAGCATACAGCTCAAACGGAAATATCAACATGGAATCTTATAGAATTCAGGGATATTTAGTGTCACAAGAAGGAAATATAGTTTTCCCAATATTAGGAACCATTAATTTAGCAGGAAAGAGTACTACAGAAGCTCAAGTGTTAATAGCCAAAATGCTAAATGATGGTGGCTTCATTAAAGAACCTACAGTTAGTGTTAGGGTTATTAATAGTAAAGTTACAGTATTAGGTGAGGTAAAAGCGCCAGGAACATACAATTACGATGAACAAAATCTTACTTTAAATCAAGCCATCGGTCTTGCAGGTGATTTGACCATAAATGGAGTTAGAAAAGAAGTATTAGTAATAAGAGAAGTTAACGGGATTAGGACTTATGTGAACATCGATTTAACATCTTCTGATTGGTTTACTAGTCCGTATTATTACGTGAAACAAAATGACATTATCATCGTAAAACCTAATGGGCCAAAAATAATGACTTCAGGCTATTTAAATAGTATTGGAACCACTTTAGGAATTGTATCATTTGCATTAACATTATACTTGTTGTTAAAATAA
- a CDS encoding ABC transporter permease has protein sequence MPNKTIYFFYTVRLIYIFAVITLYMVIKKKHLINFNNQSKDWDLVIKGHTSLFDINFKDVWNYRDLLFLFVKRDFVTVYKQTILGPLWFFIQPLLTTITFTIVFGTVAQLSTDGAPKMIFYLAGITLWTYFSGCLMSVSSVFNTNASIFGKVYFPRLIMPLTVVISNLMKFGVQFILFLGFVFYFFYQGKIQPNFYIILMPLIIFLMAAIALGIGLILTAMTTKYKDLNQLITFGVQLFMYVTPVIYPSSSIPDNYKWIVDLNPLVSLFDYMRFAFLGIGKFSIESLLFPAVFSIAIVAVGILIFNKTQKTFIDTV, from the coding sequence TTGCCAAATAAAACTATTTATTTCTTTTATACAGTGCGCCTTATTTATATATTTGCTGTTATTACACTTTATATGGTAATCAAAAAAAAGCACTTAATAAATTTCAATAACCAATCAAAAGATTGGGATTTAGTAATCAAAGGTCATACTTCACTTTTTGATATTAATTTTAAAGATGTATGGAATTACAGAGATTTATTGTTTTTGTTTGTAAAAAGGGATTTTGTTACAGTTTATAAACAAACAATTTTAGGACCATTATGGTTCTTTATCCAACCATTGCTTACAACAATTACTTTTACAATAGTATTTGGAACGGTTGCACAATTATCAACTGATGGCGCTCCAAAAATGATTTTTTATTTGGCAGGAATAACTTTGTGGACCTATTTTTCAGGTTGTTTGATGTCAGTTTCTAGCGTTTTCAACACAAATGCAAGTATATTTGGTAAAGTGTATTTTCCTAGACTAATCATGCCGTTGACAGTTGTTATCTCAAATTTAATGAAATTTGGAGTGCAATTTATTTTATTTCTTGGGTTTGTGTTTTATTTTTTTTATCAAGGAAAAATACAGCCTAATTTTTATATTATACTGATGCCTTTAATTATTTTTTTGATGGCAGCAATTGCATTAGGTATAGGTTTAATTTTAACTGCTATGACAACCAAATATAAAGACTTAAACCAATTAATAACATTTGGTGTTCAGTTGTTTATGTATGTTACACCAGTTATTTATCCAAGTTCATCAATTCCTGATAATTATAAATGGATAGTAGATTTAAATCCATTAGTAAGTTTATTTGACTACATGCGTTTTGCCTTTTTGGGAATTGGTAAGTTTTCAATCGAATCATTGTTATTTCCAGCTGTTTTTTCAATAGCAATTGTAGCTGTTGGGATATTAATTTTTAATAAAACACAGAAGACATTTATTGATACCGTTTAA
- a CDS encoding tyrosine-protein phosphatase, with amino-acid sequence MIHFFKQKPYLQDFIPENHVDIHSHLLPNIDDGARTIEETETLLLGLEKIGIKKFVTTPHVMGEIWKNSSEDITEKKENTLQNLSINGIRSRFKAAAEYMIDAEFNELFKKEKLLTVKENYVLVEISYLNPPIQLFDILFELQVAGYKPILAHPERYNFYHNSIDNYKKLKNAGCYFQMNMLSANGYYGEKVAKSADALLKNNLIDFIGSDVHHTRHLDFLNKKIVLKNFDYLPQVFQNNSIFDF; translated from the coding sequence TTGATTCACTTTTTTAAACAAAAGCCTTATTTACAAGATTTTATTCCCGAAAATCATGTTGACATTCATTCCCATTTATTACCAAATATTGATGATGGTGCTAGAACAATTGAAGAAACAGAAACACTCCTTTTAGGCCTTGAAAAAATAGGAATTAAAAAATTCGTAACCACACCACATGTTATGGGTGAGATTTGGAAAAATAGTTCTGAAGATATTACAGAAAAAAAAGAGAATACACTTCAAAATTTATCAATAAATGGAATACGAAGTCGTTTTAAAGCTGCGGCTGAATACATGATTGATGCCGAATTTAATGAACTTTTTAAGAAAGAAAAATTGCTAACCGTAAAAGAAAATTACGTCTTAGTTGAGATATCCTATTTAAATCCTCCAATACAATTATTTGACATTTTATTTGAATTACAAGTCGCTGGTTATAAACCAATTTTGGCTCATCCTGAACGGTATAATTTTTATCACAACTCTATTGATAATTATAAAAAATTAAAAAATGCTGGATGCTATTTTCAAATGAACATGCTTTCTGCTAATGGATATTATGGAGAAAAAGTAGCAAAGTCTGCAGATGCTTTACTTAAAAATAATTTAATTGATTTTATTGGATCTGATGTACATCATACAAGACATTTGGATTTTCTAAATAAAAAAATTGTTCTGAAAAACTTTGACTATTTGCCACAAGTTTTTCAAAACAATTCTATTTTTGACTTTTAA
- a CDS encoding acetyltransferase, with translation MENNITLYGASGHGKVIVDLVMACDFNIKAIIDDSPKVELLLGHLVTKTKDAKEDSLGNTIISIGNNKVRKRLSQMLKTDFATAIHPSATVSPFATIEEGTVVMAGAVINPEANIGKHCIINTNATIEHDANIEDFVHICPGVALAGNVSVGEGTQVGIGTSVIQGIKIGKWVTIGAGAVIINDIPDYAVVVGNPGKIIKYKQEND, from the coding sequence ATGGAAAATAACATTACACTTTATGGTGCCAGTGGTCACGGCAAAGTAATAGTCGACCTAGTAATGGCTTGTGATTTCAACATAAAAGCAATTATAGACGACAGCCCAAAAGTAGAACTTTTATTAGGTCACCTTGTAACAAAAACAAAGGATGCTAAGGAAGATTCATTGGGAAACACAATCATTAGTATTGGAAATAATAAAGTGAGAAAGAGGCTGAGTCAAATGTTAAAAACAGATTTTGCAACTGCGATACATCCTTCGGCTACAGTATCACCTTTTGCTACAATTGAAGAAGGAACTGTAGTAATGGCTGGTGCAGTCATTAATCCGGAAGCAAACATTGGGAAGCATTGCATAATAAACACAAATGCAACCATTGAACATGATGCAAATATTGAAGATTTTGTGCACATTTGTCCTGGAGTAGCTCTAGCAGGTAATGTATCAGTAGGAGAAGGAACTCAAGTAGGAATTGGTACTTCAGTAATACAAGGAATTAAAATAGGAAAGTGGGTAACGATTGGAGCGGGTGCTGTGATAATCAATGACATTCCCGATTATGCAGTGGTAGTAGGGAACCCAGGAAAAATAATAAAATACAAGCAAGAAAATGACTAA
- a CDS encoding sugar transferase — translation MYKSWVKPVIDVTVALMGLLVLSPVILLTIIFLGIANNGKPFFFQLRPGKDEVIFKIMKFKTMNDKKDSQGNLLPDAQRLTTIGKLVRKTSIDELPQLFNVLKGEMSIVGPRPLLTNYLHLYDDFQKRRHEVKPGITGWAQVNGRNAISWDKKFEYDVWYVEHCSFWVDLKILFKTVLKVLKSDGINSANEATIEPFNGK, via the coding sequence ATGTACAAATCTTGGGTGAAACCAGTAATCGATGTTACGGTGGCTTTGATGGGACTTTTAGTGCTGTCACCTGTGATTTTATTGACTATAATATTTTTAGGAATTGCAAATAATGGGAAACCATTCTTTTTCCAGCTGCGTCCAGGAAAGGATGAGGTAATATTCAAAATAATGAAGTTCAAAACCATGAACGATAAGAAAGACAGTCAAGGCAATCTATTACCCGATGCACAGCGATTAACGACTATCGGAAAACTGGTCAGAAAAACATCCATTGACGAATTACCACAACTATTCAATGTCTTAAAGGGAGAGATGAGCATTGTAGGACCAAGACCTCTTTTAACCAATTACCTGCACCTGTACGATGATTTTCAAAAGCGAAGACATGAAGTAAAACCAGGCATAACAGGCTGGGCACAGGTTAACGGCAGAAATGCAATTTCTTGGGATAAGAAATTCGAATACGATGTATGGTATGTAGAACATTGTTCATTTTGGGTAGACCTTAAGATTTTGTTCAAAACAGTGCTCAAAGTATTAAAAAGTGACGGTATTAATTCGGCAAATGAAGCCACTATAGAACCTTTTAATGGAAAATAA